The Drosophila innubila isolate TH190305 chromosome 2R unlocalized genomic scaffold, UK_Dinn_1.0 1_C_2R, whole genome shotgun sequence DNA window TATAAGTCAGTGCAATCTCAATATATTCCTTGGGGCAATTCATCATTAgcggtttttattttacattaataggaaaagaaaatattaaaaacgtAGGTCCGGTTAAAAATGACCAGAGCATAATATTGCCTTTTAACTTGAGAATTAAAACAGAAAAGCTCGAAatcatataaaatgtattatttatttacttaaaatttataatacaatttgaaaatcagtttttaaataaagatcggggtttttcaaaataattttttcttcattCAATTCATCTTAAGCGATTTCCACTGTACATTCAGACACGTGCCAAAAAGCTCATGAGTTGTAGCTGAATTTAAacagcattttaattgatcAGATACAATTTCACACGGCAATTGttaatgcatataaatatttgctaatgTGTAAAGGGTATATTGAAGTTCATCAAGATTATGGAATGTGCTCGTATTAATCGCATATTTACACACTGCGTCACAATGCGTCGCATTTggctttaaaattatcttatgTTTTGTGGCAAGTcttatctgtatctgtttctGGGGGGATGCAGATGCTGTCGCTTCTCTTATCAGTGGGGATATTCTCTTATCGCTAGCCAGCTGCTACCGCAGTTACGTTACGTTGACTGCGACGCCACTGCGTCACTTtgcattaaacaaaataaaaacacacacacacaaaatatataaataaatataataaccgTATGCAGCGTGTGTCAGAGATttaagatgaaaaaaaaaaaaaaaactggttcATTAACACCATTTGGCATATGGATAAATGCGACCTAAATAAATGATGCCTACAACTGTTAAAATTCGCTAGAAGAATGAAGTTAGGAAGGAGATCACTGTAGACATTAAAATTTACTAGATAAATAATGCTTAACCCATGATTAATATTcttaccaaaaataataataaatctaaaattattatagctAAAATTACgttacacaattttttttttaaattgaattataaaataaaatattggttattttttatcaggaacttaaaaaatataatccatttttttatctgatatgtataatatatttaatctattttggtatgtgcatttattttattttataatcacTAAAAATTggttgtatttatataataatgataaagaatttaaattaaaattttttctcattttatgccctacataaatatatagtatatctaagattttttttcatttatccagctcaattttttcagatttgattatttttcattaacatTAAACTTACTACTCTAATTTGCGATCCTTGATTATGATTCAATTAgtttcaatttctaattatcgctgcacaaattaattaacagtGAACAGCATCTTCTCATAACTTTAACAGTCTGTTTCTCTGTTATCACTTAACGTAGCGTGTCAGAAAATAGTGATTGCaatgttttgaaataatacaataattaattattaataggTTGAAATGTGTAAATCACTTTTGAACTTGTTTCACAATTATTTGCGCTCATTTTAGCAcgaaaattaaagcaaaaagcGAATTCGTAAATCTGAGCACaccattcaaaatatataatatatgtataatcaGTCGCACAAATAAGTACAAATAAATGTgctaagaattttaaacagtttgcaaggcaaacacaacaaaattttaacgGTTACTCATGCTCCTCATTGAAGTTagcttttgatttgttttgtatatcacatatatatttttttcttttagataTTATTGTTGAATTGATTgacaagcaaataaacaataagTCTGACCATTACGGGAGATTCATTGTCGgtcattttttgtatatttgcatGATCGATCTACTTAGTTAGCAGTGCTATTAGCACATTATTTAGATGGATAACAATTGTTAGGGCATCTTAAATGGGCTAtggaaatatttgtaattggaATTATTCGTTCATTTATTTACAGATACGAGCGTCTACTGCAGCGGGCACAAGTTGAAGATCTGAATGAAGTATCGGGCATTGGATGTCTATATCAGAGCGGTGTGGATCGTTTGGGTCGACCTGTGATTGTGTTCTGCGGCAAATGGTTTCCAGCACAGAATGTTGACCTAGAAAAGGTAAGTAGAAAAATgagtaaattgtaaattgaaaattaaacttaattggGCATAAATCTGTTTTACAGGCGCTGTTGTATCTGATAAAATTGCTGGATCCTATTGTTAAAGGCGACTATGTGATCGCTTACTTCCATACCCTCACATCCACCAATAATTATCCATCGCTGCATTGGCTGCGTGAGGTCTACAGTGTCTTGCCatacaagtaatttattattttatccataaatataaatattaaattaattaattctctTTCTTCATCTAAAGATACAAGAAGAATCTGAAGGCCTTTTATATTGTGCATCCCACGTTCTGGACTAAAATGATGACCTGGTGGTTCACCACATTCATGGCGCCTGCCATCAAGGCCAAAGTTCATTCTCTGCCCGGTGTAGAGCATCTGTATTCGGCCATCACAAAGGATCAGCTGGAAATACCCGCCTATATTACAGAATACGATATGGCCGTGAGTAAAAACTGCACAATCTTTCATTATATGATATTGTATGTGGTTTCTTGTCTTTCTTTCAGACCAATGGCCTGCATTATTTTAATCCCGTGCCGACTGCCTCGTAGATGGCGGCCATTGTAGCTGTCTAGACAGCTGATACCACCctatacagatacaaatacagatatatatacacatacagtCACGTATAAtggaattttttataaattttataaaagtgtaCTCATGTTttctttgttaattttaagtaacttttttgtttgcttgcgtGCAATTAATAAGACGCAAGAATTGTTGGATTATATATGAGTATCGTAGGTCTATAGATAGTATGGAAAGCGAGCTGATCACGCGTAGAAcaggaaacaaaaacaaacccaaaattatgtaaaacaTTCTTATGAAGTgcatgaaatttaattgaaagctACATATTGTTAATTTGCTAAAACTTGAAATTAGTAATTCTTTAGGCATTTTTTAGGCATCTTGACGAGCTAAATTACTAGCAAGCTGAACAAATTGAGATTTCGATTAGAGAGAATATTAATTGATAACATTAAACATTGTTGTAGTTATCATTGACAAGttgataaattcaaatattgtattatggatggtacttacatatatgatccctcaaattgtattattatggTATGATGAGAAGCGTATGCAGTTGAATCCCCCTCCCTCTGTTAACCAAATGCCCCCAGAAAACAGATACgtacatattataaattcaattgtaattatacaaaaaaaaaaataaaataaattatacatatatatattaaatatacacgttaaaaaccaaataaataaatatatattgagcATATGTGTTGACATATGTTgcgattaataaaaaaaaaacacaaacaataagaaaaattattatattttgaacttGTTAAAGGAAGTCAGGAGTAAGAATATGAAGCAAACCTTTTGTAGATACAtacttacaaaattaattgattaattaaataattgattaatattaattagagCTCACCGTAAGGCCCGCAATTGAAACACCAATAATAATGGAAAGAAGAAACAACCTAACGAGTAATCGACTACGATTAATAAATGTTCAatgttaaaatgaaaataagtatGTTAATATGGATTATtccaaatacacacacacacacacacactctcacactaATCCCTTGTTAATCTTCCATGCACATTTTACGCTCAAAAACGATTCCAAAATTACTAAACGTTTTTTCTCGACTTAACTAAAGCAAACGCCacatttttaactaattggtaacaaaaaaattttatataaaattgtaaagaaTTCGTATCTAAATGTAGTTAATGAATAATTGTTTCATTTAAGGCACATGCGCTCTACAAAAACTCAATAAAGGACAACCAAATCAATTCTAATAAGCTGAAAAGTATATACCATTAACAATTTCAAGAAGCAAACACCAAAACAAATCAAGCAGCAATAAAAAGCAGaatcttaaaatgaaaaaaaaatgattaaaaatgcaCTCAGGGATTGATTtaaagcaaccaaaaaaaatatttaaaaaaaaacaaaatacaaacaaatttataaaaaagacaTACGCTTTTTGGAACCACAGCAAATATCGTAAGCCTTTTGCATTGTTGCGCCCATTCACAAGTCGGCTGCCTGGCTAGTACCTAAACcgtagaaataaataattaattatttaaaaaaaaataaaaagagagctagcatttaaatgatataatataatatgaaattagCAAATGTTTTTAGGCTCTTTACTAATtgatagaaataaaaaaaactttgaaatctTAAAAAACGCATCGGcgaacatacacacataaatacatataaattatgccaaaaaaaaataaactttacattttgtattgctaaatcaattaatcaaattatatatatatagttggaATGTATAGCAATTCAATTGCCTATACTTAGAacatatacaataaaatatatataaatatatatatatttttgtcacCCACACACGCATAACTAGATTACCCAACTAGGCCCTGAAGtatacaagaaaatatataaattattaagtgAGAAATTATTTGACTAATACTAATACTAGACAGTATAAGCAGAGCCCacagaatattatttttacaacaaTTACAGAGATAATCATACTTACATACGACTATACCCTATAGTTGACTAATATAAATACGTACATATTGTTGTTACAGATTACAGACAAGAACAACATAACGTATATGCATTTTCTATAACCAGCTATAACCAAATCTTAATCCAGTTATGCCAAGTGTTCCTTTCTGATATTTCCAGAATTTGTTAAttcatttgtgtgtgtttttagttttcttttcattattattgtagataatatttttgatttaattatcaaGCCAACTACAATTAATTAGGCAACTtactatacaaattattttttttcagttttagttGTCCCCACAATGTTGCTTTagagaattttataaaaggtGATTTGttgctaaataaaaattaattgtaccTTACTAGcataatattgtatttttaaaattccttaTAATATACATAGTTGTTAAACCAAAATTCTATATAGTacttacttaaataataacaattaaaattaaaagaagaataaaaaccaaataggCGAATGAAAAAAAGATAATGGCACATGGCATAAAAGAACATTTAGTTAAGTTTTCCAATATAAAATTCATCTCCTCTTTTTccttttgtatataatatttatgtacgaagtaacaaatataattggtaaattaacattaataataaaagaacatACGCTTTcgttaaaattaacaaacttacttttattattgtacTAATTACAATTAAGCTTACAATTTAgtgcttataaaatatttcatttacactatttaaaattaacagctttggcttattttaaaacaagttggcagtgCCGCTTAGGTAGCAAATGCTTATAGACAAAGACTATAGGTGTCGCCACAGTTGCTAAAGTTCCATCAcggataaaaattgcaaattttaaatcgcaaaaaactcaataaaaaattaataaatttgatgaaaactaaaatttagaaattagattaaattagaaaaaagaTTAACATGTTAATAAAGGTTTGAAGTAAGGCAGCACTCGGGAAGAGaagtaagaaaaatttaattctaaaaaaaaaattatgcaaaaatttagaaaattctagagaaaaaatccgaaattaggtacaaaaattaaaaccacccaatttcggaaatgtacttgttttttaagtacaaataatcaaaccagatcggaaatttttacCGGATGGGCAGCCCTCTGTTTAAGGACACCGCGCCGCATTCTAAcggcatttgtttgtttgaagAATAATGGCGGATCATAAATTAGCACCAATTAGCGCCACAGTTGCTATCGTTGTCTAGACAAAGACCAGCTTAGTTTTTGTTGAGTTtggcatatatttatgtttgtatttttcaaacatttgCTCCAATTCCACCATTACCTTGCCGTGCAACTCATCCACATAGTCTGCTGAAGGCTCAGAGCTCTGTATCACATCAATTGGCGTGCCAACTAAATGAGGAAAATCGGAAATATGTAGCAAGAAATAAAATGGATTTTAAGATGTATTTAATACTTACCAACTTGAACAATGGGTCGGCGGTAAGGGAGGAATCCAAATGTGTAGTTCAAGAATCCGCGACCCACTGGAATCAATGGCGCCACTCCAGTTATTTTCTTGACCAACGTTTGCAGGCGACGCAGCAAGGATTTTGGCGGATTCTTCACTTGATCGAAGATATCAACTTCTCCAAATGAAATGCTGGGCACAATCGAGGAACTGCAAATGGAAACAACTCAATTAGATTTAATCTATTGCAATAATCTTTGTCTGCTTACCCTGTGCGTATGGCCATTTTGACGAATCCCTTACGATTCTTAAGGGTCAGAATATATTGTCCCGGACGGGAATCGATTGCTTCCTGAGCACCACCTACTAAAATGGCAATTGCATTGGATGTGAAGCCATCTCGATTGCCTGGATCCTTTGGGTCATTCGACTTGGTCAGATAGTACACTAAAGAGCCTTTGGAGACCGAAATCAATCCCCACCAGCGCAGCAAGTCCCTCAGAATTGGAATCATGAAATGCTGATCTAGTGTTCCCACCTTTGGACGCACTTGAGGAAACAGTTTCAGCCACTGGCTGATTTCAAGACCCATGTTAATGCAAATGCCCGTGCTGCAAGCAGAAATAATAGCACCCAAGAATTATATTTAGTTCAGTTCAGATAAGATACAGTAGTACTATTCTAGACTTACCCAAGAATGCCGTGTGGAAAACTGGCTagtatatagtttttattggGCGGCAGATCGGCTGTCTTGACCAAAGAAACGGGGAAATAATTGCGATACAGGTGATTTAAGGGATTAGATCGATTCAACATCCAGCTAAGGAAATTCATATAAGTATTGAAGTTAATAAATTGAGTAAGATCTATTGCTTACCCATTGCCATCCATGGCCGAATAATTTCGTTTGTGCTCCACAACTATATAGACTAAATAAATGAAGACGAGAGTGCGTATTATCATGCCGCCATAATACTGCAGGGAATgcgaataaaattttataaagatatatttatatcacaAAAATTTGGGAAACAATATACTGTTTATACTGCTTACCAAAAGTAGCGCCACAACTGCAAATGATGTCACAGGCAACGAGAAGAAGAATAATGTAAAAAGGCCAGTCACAAGTGTTTGCAAGCGCCGATTAAACGGAACTTTAGCGGGTGCCCATTCGATCTTCATGTTGTTCAACAGAGAGTACCAACTGACTTGGTAGGCGACCCTTCAACGACTAAACAGTCGGACAAATGAAATTCCAATATGAATACTTGTTCTTATCCTTATCGCTAGTCTTGCCTCATGTTGAGCAGCAACCattgaaaatcgaaaatcGGTGTTAACAGTCAAAGAACTAAATTCAGTGATTACCCCAGCGATAATTTAATGTTGATAAAGAAAATAACTAGACAAACTCAAATTCTATATTGCTCACTATCTGCAATTACAAATGTAATGCTTTGTTGCTATAGAAACAAGTTTGTCTGGCGACTCATTTCAAGAATTTACTGGTCACTTTAATAGTATAATATTTGGTTAATTGCACATTAATACTAgtttaataatactaatactgTTTATCAACTTGTTAGGCCCATATAAAGCAGGTACATTAAGTTTTTGGTAGTTTACGATTAGAGTACAAAGTATTcaacatactcgtacatacatatatgcgtCACTTATTTTATGCATGTATTTCCATTCAGTcttgacctttagtatgataCACTTTCGGAACTCTTTTATATTCTCAGTTCGCAACAGTCTAGTTGTTCACGAAATGATAAGAATTTCGACAAATAGTTTCTATGTTGAGTAGTCTTAGTCTTATCATTCACcttctgtatttaaatgttaGACTCtgctctatttttttttaccctgTTTACGTGCCCATCCCACAATTTGCTTAGTCATCTTGTGTGTCGATTGCTTTACGCTTTATCatgtaaacaataaatatataaatatgcatatatatttccacatgcacatatataGAGCTGTTATTAAGTACACGAGACATTGTTTTATTATCATACTCGTTATACTTGatataaatgttattgcaCACCTTGACTTATTAAGGCGTACACCTATTAACCAGATTGCCAACTGAAAATAGATTAGCCagcttttttaagttttctacGCTGTATACAAACAACATCTCATTAGTCATGCTATTTATGGATCAAGTACTGCTCAATAGgtaatttgcttttttctcAACTTACAGATTTTGTGGCTCAAGTGGaacatcaatttttattaaaatctacgCTTTTGAGTGCAAATGGCATAATAGTTTTATAACTGTCATTGCAgcttaagttaatttaaattaagtaaatacttttcactaaaaaaaaaaacaaaacagcttTTTTAGCGCCGCCATGTAAAGTCATTAACAAATACTTATTCCGTagacaaataataaatgcgCAAAATTTCTTGAATAGATTTTACACAAACTAATAATATCCCAATAGTGCACATGTGAActgcatacaaaatattaatatgctGTTTTTTTACTCGTGTAACTGTAACTtagttactttaaaattcgattttcgCACGCTTTACAACttgtaagtttatttattttacacaaGAGccgctattttttttttaaatctagcAGTGTGACCAAATGATttaatagctgtttctggctggaaagcttCCGTAAAATAGATGAAATACGATGCAAAATAGCTGAGACCGAGACGGAACAGCTTATTTTCAAATGTAGtttcagtgctgccaacttgttttaatagcCCATTAATAGATTATAAGCCCATTTTCATATTGACCAATTTGcattcttttttcattttttaatatatttttgtagaaATTTTGGACAAACTAAATTAAGCTTTTCATATTTCTAGCATCAAACTTTGAAACTAGCCAGAATTATCTATAAAGTAGCTAAGCTGGCAACAGTGCTGGCAAAGCATATGTCCAAAACATGTCCAAAAAGTTAGTTGCCCCaccactgataaaaattgcaaaaatttaaaaacgcaaaaagctaaaaaaaagttaataaatttgacGAAAATTAAAACGtagaaattagacaaaattaagttatcattttaataaaggtttgaagttcgacAGCACTCGGGAAAAGAAGtaggaaaatttaattctaaaaaaaaaaaattttatcgaaAAGAATTTacaatcataatttttttctcattataacaatttatatattttgtatttgcgGCAAACTCAAACTCCTTGTGCATTATAATATCCACCATTTCGACCAAAGTCAAGGCATTGTATGTAACAGAAAGCGATATCGAGCCTCTCTCCGGTAAATCTATCACTTGTGGCAAGTTTCTGGCGGTTCACCTCGGGAATTGGATTTACTTCTTCCGACAAAATATTTTCCGCTACCTCTTGGAGAGGCTCAGAATACGCCTGTGCCAGTGACACTAACAGGATcagaattattaatttattaagctgtttgaattttatttcgtAAAAATTTCGACAAGTAGTATTTGTAATtatgtttgtgtatatttaaTCCGAAAGCTAATGACTCTTAATAAAGATTAACAAAGTACacgattaaaatttttacaattataatatttttttctcattataataataaatatatatttgtatcagCGGCAATCTctaattttttgtgtattttcattaaaacagAGCAGAAGACCGGGTCTTTCTTTGGTTAATCGATCACTTGTGGCACGTTTTTGGCGATTCAAATCGGGAACTGGGCTTGCTGCTTTCATCAATATGTCACCCACTTCTACTTCCACAGGGAGAGGTTCAGGATACGCCTGTGTCAAAAACACCAAATGGACCAGAAAGCCAAGACATAGAAATATCTtcataatgaaaatatgttgatGTTACTGCTGCAATTGTAAAACTGTTGATGCAACTCAATGCTGCAGCCAGTTTTTATACTCTAAGTCCGAACTGTATCGCTGATATGGTACTGGGGCTCTCACTAGgactttaatttgaattattgtTAAGTCTGATCAATAAAGATAAGGAAAGTACCAAGGGCGTATGAGGGTAGGGGCAGGGGAGCAGATTAACCCCGCAGCCACTggatctttttaaaaaaagaaagtatataaaaattataaagtttttcattcccaggggaaaaatttcaaaaatgagCTTTAACAGATGCTATCACAGCTCACAACTAGTCGAAAAGGCAATAGTCGAGATCCTGACCATAGAATAAccattacttatttcaatatatattaaagtactttatagaaattactacctaataaaaactactgcatacttttaggtaattgtattgaattaattattaataactttggttagttATTGCTGCCGTTTttcttgtccgatcttgctgcaatTAATTAGATCACATGTGGCACGTTTCTGACGATTCAACTTGGGAACTGGATTTACTGCTTCCACGAATGTATCTTCTACTTCCCAGGATACGCCTGGGCCAGTGAACAGGAACACGAACAGGACTAGAACGCCAAGACACAGAATGATCTTCCTTATAGATAATATGCAGATGTTACTgctacaattttaaaactgttgGTGCTACTGAATTTTGTAGCTAGGTTTTATACTCTAAGTCCGAACTGTGTCGCTTGATGAGGTACTGGAACTCCCACTaagtgatttttaataaacccAGATTAggtattttgtatattacaaaataaaatatgcaaattttgtaatttcttaaGTCGTTAATTTGACTaagtgtaaataatttttttataataataataatatttataattatgtttgtACATAATTGACCATAATACTAAACtaagtgtaaatattttttttataataataataatatttgtaattatgttTGTACATAATTGACCCGAAAGCCAATCACCTTTCTTGGTTGTTTTCTAGTGaatgtttacaattttaacaataatcatattttttacaCAATATAAAACTCTTGAAATAAGTATTATTGGCGGCAAATGCAAATCTTGCTTCCATTGCAATAACCGCCTTTACGTCCCAAAGCAATGCAGTGAAAGAAACAAGCAGCGGGAGAAAGATTACAAGAGCCACGTTTCTGGCGGTGATTCAACTTGTTAGCTGGATTCGGATTTGCTGCCTCCAATTCGTTCACTTCATCGAAATCAGGATACGTCTGTGCTAGAGACACTAATAGCACCAGAACGCCAATGAACACAATAGTTTTCATTTTGGTTTAGATGCTTTGAACTGATGATTCTATCCCACAGTACATCGAGGTTTTATAAGACCGAATTGCGACTCAGataaaattttgtaactaCCAGCAGAGTAATCTTGTTACGTTtggtatttacataaattatgaCAACGGAATTACATTCTATATACGTGTATACCACATTTAACTTAAGACGCAGATtgtgaattataataaaagcgattaattacaatttctaTGAACATAATTCAAAATAGAAGTTCTTATTAACTGCCTCTTCCTAATCTAAAAAACCtaaaaaccaattttaaagTTCCATATGCACAATGACAAATTACACAATTGAAAATAGTGCCAACTGTTTGatttaattctgaaaaaaCTCGACagaattctaacaaaaattctgtaaaaatttttaaaactctagattcaaaattaagaaaagaaagattatttttggaaaaaggaaaaaatatgaaatatgatCTAGATCAGAAATGGGA harbors:
- the LOC117783530 gene encoding protein GDAP2 homolog isoform X3 — translated: MEGNSSDLEYGTRDMNGLSLNSYSSGLQAQLQLDLDRQHLLSDRPRTGVYESVVAEGIEGMEHQERYERLLQRAQVEDLNEVSGIGCLYQSGVDRLGRPVIVFCGKWFPAQNVDLEKALLYLIKLLDPIVKGDYVIAYFHTLTSTNNYPSLHWLREVYSVLPYKYKKNLKAFYIVHPTFWTKMMTWWFTTFMAPAIKAKVHSLPGVEHLYSAITKDQLEIPAYITEYDMATNGLHYFNPVPTAS
- the LOC117783530 gene encoding protein GDAP2 homolog isoform X2, yielding MINNSFEFSSDDDSDVSPHDMEGNSSDLEYGTRDMNGLSLNSYSSGLQAQLQLDLDRQHLLSDRPRTGVYESVVAEGIEGMEHQERYERLLQRAQVEDLNEVSGIGCLYQSGVDRLGRPVIVFCGKWFPAQNVDLEKALLYLIKLLDPIVKGDYVIAYFHTLTSTNNYPSLHWLREVYSVLPYKYKKNLKAFYIVHPTFWTKMMTWWFTTFMAPAIKAKVHSLPGVEHLYSAITKDQLEIPAYITEYDMATNGLHYFNPVPTAS
- the LOC117783530 gene encoding protein GDAP2 homolog isoform X4, coding for MTMLEGMTSIDLGSSPMQETTGDMMAADELIETPEERYERLLQRAQVEDLNEVSGIGCLYQSGVDRLGRPVIVFCGKWFPAQNVDLEKALLYLIKLLDPIVKGDYVIAYFHTLTSTNNYPSLHWLREVYSVLPYKYKKNLKAFYIVHPTFWTKMMTWWFTTFMAPAIKAKVHSLPGVEHLYSAITKDQLEIPAYITEYDMATNGLHYFNPVPTAS
- the LOC117783531 gene encoding 2-acylglycerol O-acyltransferase 2-A-like encodes the protein MKIEWAPAKVPFNRRLQTLVTGLFTLFFFSLPVTSFAVVALLLYYGGMIIRTLVFIYLVYIVVEHKRNYSAMDGNGWMLNRSNPLNHLYRNYFPVSLVKTADLPPNKNYILASFPHGILGTGICINMGLEISQWLKLFPQVRPKVGTLDQHFMIPILRDLLRWWGLISVSKGSLVYYLTKSNDPKDPGNRDGFTSNAIAILVGGAQEAIDSRPGQYILTLKNRKGFVKMAIRTGSSIVPSISFGEVDIFDQVKNPPKSLLRRLQTLVKKITGVAPLIPVGRGFLNYTFGFLPYRRPIVQVVGTPIDVIQSSEPSADYVDELHGKVMVELEQMFEKYKHKYMPNSTKTKLVFV
- the LOC117783535 gene encoding defensin; the encoded protein is MKTIVFIGVLVLLVSLAQTYPDFDEVNELEAANPNPANKLNHRQKRGSCNLSPAACFFHCIALGRKGGYCNGSKICICRQ